GATACATCGTTAGGGTTTTAAGCCGAAATAAAAAATGCCAGGACAACCGTGTGAAACATTTCAGGGGTGGGCTTGAAAATGAAAGCATACTGAGGGCATTCGTTATTGATGCTGATTTGTTGTTTCACTGTGCTGCCGAATTAGCAGATGAGAAAAAAATGTGGGAAGTGAATGTCTCTGGAACAGAAAAATTAATAAATGCGGTAAAAAACTCTAGGATAAAATTTTTCTCTTATTTAAGCAGCGCAGGCGTTGTCGGCCTGACTAATGTTAAATCAGTAGATGAAGATACACCATGCAACCCATTAACAACTTACGAAAAAACCAAGTTGGAAGCCGAAAAAATCGTTGCTAAAGGCATTGATGGATGTAAAACTGTAATCCTTCGACCCACCAATGTAATAGATGAAACCCGACCGGGAGCCCTTAGCCTTCCGATGAAACGATCATTAGGAAACTGGCTCAAGGTTTTTATTAAAGGGGGAGAATGTGCCCATATCATACATGCAGAAGATGTTGCTGAAGCTGCTA
This region of Thermodesulfobacteriota bacterium genomic DNA includes:
- a CDS encoding NAD(P)-dependent oxidoreductase, giving the protein MGKRKKIACVTGAAGMIGGKIVQCLLDKGYIVRVLSRNKKCQDNRVKHFRGGLENESILRAFVIDADLLFHCAAELADEKKMWEVNVSGTEKLINAVKNSRIKFFSYLSSAGVVGLTNVKSVDEDTPCNPLTTYEKTKLEAEKIVAKGIDGCKTVILRPTNVIDETRPGALSLPMKRSLGNWLKVFIKGGECAHIIHAEDVAEAATFFISHPFKTPRCFFVSCDHEPLNTFAGLWSLYDAIKKKKPVQSVQPVKHLPIFIPFTLRRLSRGHSNKGDVRYSSKKLLAEGFKFKLGLEGAVKRVINAES